Within the Calditerricola satsumensis genome, the region TCCCGCCGGCAGTACGCGACAAACGGCAACTGCCGCTGGTGCGCTTCCCCGGGCAAAAAGATGCCCGCCGCTTCCAGCTCGGCCTCGTCGATCCGGACCGTCTGCTCGAGGGTTGCCGGCTGGGGCTTGCGGCGGAAAAGGTACGCTTGCGCCAGGTCCCACGCGAACATCAGCCAGATGATCAGGAACAGGATGGAGCGAAGGACGAAGACGATCAAGAAAAAGCCGCCGATCAAGCCCACGAGCCAAAGCCAGCGCGAGATGACGGTGACGATGCGCCCGCCATCAAGGGGATGGATCGGCAACAGGTTGATCAGGTTGAGGAACAGGCCGATCGACGCGGCCACGTAAAACGCTTGGCTCCCCGTCGCCCACCCGAGGAGAAGGGCTGCTGTGGCGCCCGCCGTGCCCAGCAAGGGGCCGCCAAGGGCAACATACGCTTCCGTTTCGGCGTTGTTGGGGATTTTGCGCATCGTGATCAGCGCCCCCACGAAGGGGATGAATGTGGGGGCGCTCACCGGCAACTTGCGCCGTTTGGCGGCCCACACGTGGCCCAGCTCATGGATCAACATCATCGCCACGAGGCCAATGGCGAACGACCAGGGGGCAACCAAAGCGTAGGCACCGATGCTGAGCAAGAGGCTCCAGACGGTTCCGCCCACCTTTCCCA harbors:
- a CDS encoding site-2 protease family protein; translated protein: MSTWQNENRKRSGKWKTVGGLSLLLALAGKLKGLLPLLKLGKVGGTVWSLLLSIGAYALVAPWSFAIGLVAMMLIHELGHVWAAKRRKLPVSAPTFIPFVGALITMRKIPNNAETEAYVALGGPLLGTAGATAALLLGWATGSQAFYVAASIGLFLNLINLLPIHPLDGGRIVTVISRWLWLVGLIGGFFLIVFVLRSILFLIIWLMFAWDLAQAYLFRRKPQPATLEQTVRIDEAELEAAGIFLPGEAHQRQLPFVAYCRRDSEALVVEARLYDWPIPLTFPQARGAVHAVTLVRTRRLPLDTGGGAELTFHVTYEPDPSEQPGGIVRDEAYYRVSPRTRLRFGLAYFGLAAYLVIMMLLLHRVMVPLAA